A genomic stretch from Telopea speciosissima isolate NSW1024214 ecotype Mountain lineage chromosome 7, Tspe_v1, whole genome shotgun sequence includes:
- the LOC122668869 gene encoding adagio protein 1-like — MEWDSDTEGSGDEEGFLLNDGGPLSFKFGNLLQTSPCGFVVTDALEPDHPIIYVNTGFELATGYRAEEVLGRNCRFLQCRGPFAKRRHPLVDSTVVSEIRRCMDDGVEFQGDLLNFGKDGTPLMNRLRLTPMFGDDDMITHVIGIQFFTEANLDLGPLPGFSTKESTRSSDRFHSDLSSYRHVPAGQGNIPRDFCGIFQLSDEVICQKILSRLTPRDIASVGSVCKRLYYLTKDEDLWRMVCQNAWGSETTRVLETVPGAKRVGWGRLARELTTLEAAAWRKLTVGGSVEPSRCNFSACAVGNRVVLFGGEGVNMQPMNDTFVLDLNSSNPEWRHVKVSSPPPGRWGHTLSCVNGSHLVVFGGCGRQGLLNDVFVLDLDAQDPAWREIFGLAPPLPRSWHSSCTLDGTKLIVSGGCADSGVLLSDTFSLDLSMEKPVWREIPVAWTPPSRLGHTLSVYGGRKILMFGGLAKSGPLRFRSSDVFTIDLSEEEPCWRCVTGNGMPGAGNPAGTAPPPRLDHVAVTLPGGRILIFGGSVAGLHSASQLYLLDPTDEKPTWRILNVPGRPPRFAWGHSTCIVGGTRAIVLGGQTGEEWMLSELHELSLASNVM; from the exons ATGGAGTGGGATAGTGATACTGAAGGTAGTGGTGATGAGGAGGGGTTCTTGTTGAATGATGGAGGGCCTTTGTCGTTTAAATTTGGGAATTTGCTTCAAACGTCTCCTTGTGGGTTTGTGGTTACGGATGCTTTGGAGCCTGACCATCCGATTATATATGTTAATACTGGGTTCGAGCTGGCTACTGGTTACAGAGCAGAGGAAGTCCTTGGACGGAATTG TCGCTTTTTGCAATGCAGAGGACCATTTGCTAAAAGGAGGCATCCGCTGGTGGACTCTACAGTGGTTTCAGAAATCCGAAGATGCATGGATGACGGGGTTGAGTTCCAGGGTGATTTGTTGAATTTTGGAAAAGATGGCACACCCTTGATGAACAGATTGAGGCTGACCCCTATGTTTGGTGACGATGATATGATAACTCATGTTATTGGCATCCAGTTCTTCACAGAAGCAAATCTTGATCTGGGTCCACTTCCTGGATTTTCAACAAAAGAATCAACAAGATCATCTGATCGGTTTCATTCTGATCTTTCCTCTTACAGGCATGTTCCAGCTGGGCAGGGAAATATTCCACGTGATTTTTGTGGCATATTTCAACTAAGTGATGAGGTTATATGTCAAAAGATACTTTCACGGTTAACTCCAAGGGATATTGCTTCTGTTGGGTCTGTGTGCAAGCGGCTTTACTATTTGACAAAGGATGAGGATCTATGGAGAATGGTTTGCCAAAATGCATGGGGCAGCGAAACCACTCGTGTGCTGGAGACGGTGCCTGGGGCTAAAAGAGTGGGATGGGGTCGATTGGCCAGGGAACTAACCACTCTTGAAGCTGCTGCATGGAGGAAGTTGACTGTTGGAGGTTCTGTAGAGCCTTCTCGCTGCAACTTCAGTGCCTGTGCTGTTGGGAATCGAGTTGTTCTCTTTGGGGGAGAGGGGGTCAATATGCAGCCGATGAATGACACATTTGTGTTGGACTTAAATTCCTCTAATCCAGAGTGGCGCCATGTCAAAGTGAGCTCCCCACCCCCTGGCAGATGGGGTCATACGCTTTCCTGTGTGAATGGATctcatttggttgtgtttgGAGGCTGTGGAAGGCAGGGTTTGCTCAATGATGTTTTCGTATTGGATTTGGATGCACAAGATCCTGCTTGGCGTGAAATCTTCGGTTTGGCCCCACCACTCCCAAGATCATGGCACAGCTCATGCACCCTTGATGGAACCAAGTTGATAGTATCTGGAGGTTGTGCAGATTCTGGGGTGCTTCTCAGTGACACTTTCTCGCTCGATCTGTCAATGGAGAAACCTGTTTGGAGGGAGATTCCGGTAGCATGGACCCCTCCTTCTAGGTTGGGTCATACACTCTCAGTCTATGGTGGACGTAAAATACTCATGTTTGGTGGTCTGGCAAAGAGTGGGCCACTTCGATTCCGTTCAAGTGATGTGTTCACCATTGATCTTAGTGAGGAAGAACCATGTTGGAGATGTGTAACTGGGAATGGAATGCCAGGTGCTGGAAATCCAGCTGGTACGGCTCCACCTCCTCGGCTTGATCATGTTGCTGTGACCCTACCTGGTGGCAGGATCCTGATCTTTGGTGGGTCTGTGGCTGGTCTTCATTCTGCTTCCCAGCTTTATCTCTTGGACCCGACTGATGAGAAGCCGACCTGGAGGATATTAAATGTACCTGGACGACCTCCAAGATTTGCATGGGGACACAGTACGTGCATTGTTGGAGGAACGAGAGCTATAGTTCTTGGAGGGCAAACTGGAGAGGAGTGGATGCTGAGTGAGCTCCATGAGCTGTCATTGGCAAGTAATGTGATGTGA